In Winkia neuii, a genomic segment contains:
- a CDS encoding RNA-binding S4 domain-containing protein → MDTIEVKGSIRLGQFLKLAGVVEDGATARLAIQSGDVEVNGTTETRRGSHLSDGDIVTVHYPDGETGDIAVKVIA, encoded by the coding sequence ATGGACACAATCGAGGTAAAAGGTTCGATACGCCTAGGACAATTTCTGAAACTCGCCGGAGTGGTAGAAGACGGAGCTACCGCCCGACTCGCAATCCAAAGCGGCGACGTTGAAGTAAACGGAACTACAGAAACAAGACGTGGATCCCACTTGAGCGACGGGGACATAGTGACGGTGCACTACCCCGACGGAGAAACCGGCGACATCGCAGTTAAGGTTATTGCCTAG
- the lipB gene encoding lipoyl(octanoyl) transferase LipB: MRIVNLLDRGPIDYLEGDRTQRQIHAEVAAGRSEDTLILQEFKPTWTAGRRTKPQDIPDTTIPVIEMDRGGSVTWHGPGQLVCYPVVKLAEPIDVVKFVRNIETGVRRCIEDNWHIKTDIVKGRSGVWILRPGMQDRKICAIGVKTALGTTMHGLALNSYPDIESGFGKIIPCGLADAGVTSLEVEGAHVSLPDVAKALVPALEEALQENRQAGN, translated from the coding sequence GTGCGAATCGTAAATCTTCTAGACCGCGGACCAATCGACTACTTGGAAGGGGATCGCACGCAGCGGCAAATCCACGCCGAGGTGGCAGCCGGGCGCAGCGAAGACACCCTGATCCTGCAAGAGTTTAAGCCGACCTGGACTGCTGGACGGCGAACCAAGCCCCAAGACATTCCGGATACCACTATCCCGGTAATCGAAATGGATCGCGGCGGCTCTGTCACCTGGCACGGACCGGGGCAACTAGTGTGCTATCCCGTAGTCAAACTCGCCGAGCCTATAGATGTGGTCAAGTTTGTCCGCAACATCGAAACTGGCGTACGCCGTTGCATAGAAGATAACTGGCATATAAAAACGGACATTGTAAAAGGGCGCTCCGGGGTGTGGATTCTGCGGCCAGGCATGCAAGATCGAAAAATCTGCGCCATCGGCGTCAAGACTGCACTTGGCACCACGATGCACGGCCTCGCCCTGAACTCCTACCCGGACATCGAATCCGGCTTCGGCAAGATTATTCCCTGCGGCCTAGCGGACGCCGGGGTCACTTCTCTTGAAGTCGAAGGAGCGCATGTATCCTTGCCAGACGTCGCCAAGGCCCTCGTGCCCGCCCTGGAAGAGGCACTCCAAGAAAACCGACAGGCAGGAAACTAA
- a CDS encoding dicarboxylate/amino acid:cation symporter: MAHIKMPKVFRTLLFWVVVAIAAGIGLGLFVPNWFVVPFATFNAVFGQYLGFVVPLIIVGLVAPALADLGASAGKWLLITTLIAYGSTLFAGFATYFVTKALYPSLLAGQKMVKLGAPGGAVSSLLGDDFTIPPVFDVFTALVLAFLLGIGVASVDSRIMREGMREFRNIMLATIKKTIVPLLPLHIFGIFMNLTKSGEIASVIVAMVKIVIVSILLTFVMLILQYLLAGVIARTNPLVALGRMMPAYLTALGTASSAATIPVTLRCSEKNGVSTEVASFTVPLCATIHLAGSTVKIVAFSMAVLYMSGVSVSFGTYAGFIAMLGITMIAAPGVPGGAITAAQGVLQGMLAFTDPMYGLMVALYVAIDSFGTACNVTGDGAIAMIINKMATGSLGAERYRSRAVAQELASAND, encoded by the coding sequence ATGGCTCATATCAAGATGCCAAAGGTCTTCCGTACGCTGCTGTTCTGGGTGGTGGTCGCGATTGCAGCCGGTATCGGACTCGGTCTGTTCGTACCCAACTGGTTCGTGGTTCCTTTCGCTACCTTCAATGCTGTGTTTGGTCAGTACCTCGGATTTGTGGTTCCACTGATCATTGTCGGCCTCGTTGCGCCAGCGCTGGCGGATTTGGGGGCAAGCGCTGGGAAGTGGCTACTGATCACCACCTTGATTGCCTATGGGTCAACTCTCTTTGCGGGCTTTGCCACCTACTTTGTGACAAAGGCGCTATATCCCAGTCTGCTGGCGGGGCAGAAGATGGTGAAACTTGGGGCACCGGGGGGAGCCGTTTCTTCACTACTGGGGGACGACTTCACTATTCCTCCCGTCTTCGACGTGTTTACCGCCCTCGTGCTTGCCTTCCTGCTTGGCATTGGGGTGGCTTCGGTGGATTCTCGAATAATGCGTGAGGGCATGCGCGAATTCCGCAACATCATGTTGGCCACGATCAAGAAGACAATCGTGCCGCTACTGCCTCTGCATATTTTCGGCATCTTCATGAACCTAACTAAGTCCGGCGAAATTGCCTCCGTAATTGTGGCAATGGTTAAGATCGTAATTGTTTCTATCCTGCTAACTTTCGTGATGCTGATCCTGCAGTACCTACTCGCCGGTGTTATCGCCCGCACCAACCCATTGGTGGCGTTGGGTCGCATGATGCCTGCCTACCTGACCGCGCTTGGCACCGCTTCGTCCGCAGCCACCATTCCCGTAACGCTGCGCTGTTCTGAAAAGAACGGGGTGTCTACCGAGGTCGCTTCCTTTACCGTGCCGTTGTGCGCCACCATTCATCTTGCTGGCTCGACTGTTAAGATCGTGGCCTTCTCGATGGCTGTCCTGTACATGAGCGGGGTAAGCGTTTCCTTCGGCACCTATGCCGGATTCATTGCCATGCTCGGAATTACCATGATCGCTGCCCCGGGCGTGCCGGGGGGTGCAATTACCGCAGCGCAAGGAGTGCTGCAGGGCATGCTGGCATTTACCGATCCGATGTACGGGCTGATGGTAGCTCTCTATGTAGCCATTGACTCCTTCGGCACTGCCTGCAACGTTACCGGCGACGGCGCCATCGCGATGATAATTAACAAGATGGCAACCGGTTCGCTGGGGGCGGAGCGTTACCGCTCCAGGGCAGTCGCGCAAGAGCTGGCCTCAGCAAACGATTAG
- a CDS encoding class I adenylate-forming enzyme family protein: MSFSNVDFSPVSHLKRAVFREPDKVNLVFPGGQLTAEESLEVVSRLANFLDGEGVHAGDVVSLVCANHPLHLLTYAACAWLGAIVNPINVRLSGAEVTDLLRRARPKLVFTDRADCDSWEAKVVPIRQDWLHWLGGFSPITAQPVECTEDTPAAIIFTSGTTGEPKGPVLTHANLWWGWRNLREGFGYDRRDTLAVAVPLSHIGGFNGLSTDLFCSGGTVVIVPAFRPAELVQTLKKWHVNTMFAVPTMFKALCSQPDFTAKDLPDFRIPLVGGSPLDRDLALQMISVGLTPIHVWGMTEAAATCTCLPQRLLADHPIAAGRAFPYTRVEVCDDSGEPVTEPGVDGELTISGPNVVSRWLRQGQIVLEEAPLATGDVGHWDEEGLLTIVGRSKEIVISGGENIHPAEVDRALAGIAGLKDWCTVGAADPKWGETIAVVAVPGQNPPSLEQVRNWAEKYIARFKLPRKLVLVDQIPLGPTGKHDRRAAAKLV, from the coding sequence ATGTCTTTTTCAAATGTAGATTTTTCTCCGGTTTCCCATCTGAAGCGGGCAGTATTTCGCGAACCCGACAAGGTAAACCTTGTTTTTCCTGGAGGCCAGCTGACCGCCGAAGAGAGCCTAGAGGTAGTGTCTCGCTTGGCGAATTTTCTAGACGGTGAGGGCGTGCACGCTGGCGACGTGGTTTCGTTAGTTTGTGCCAATCACCCGTTGCATCTGCTTACTTATGCGGCATGCGCTTGGTTAGGAGCAATTGTAAATCCGATCAATGTTCGCCTCTCTGGAGCCGAGGTAACGGATTTGCTGCGGAGGGCCCGGCCGAAGCTCGTGTTCACGGATCGGGCTGATTGTGACTCGTGGGAGGCAAAGGTCGTGCCTATTCGCCAGGATTGGCTGCATTGGTTGGGCGGGTTTTCCCCTATTACGGCACAGCCGGTCGAGTGCACGGAGGATACGCCTGCCGCTATCATTTTTACTTCCGGTACGACCGGTGAACCTAAGGGGCCAGTGCTGACTCATGCCAATCTCTGGTGGGGGTGGCGGAACCTTAGGGAAGGTTTTGGCTACGATCGACGCGACACGTTGGCGGTAGCTGTGCCGCTGTCCCACATTGGTGGCTTCAACGGGCTGTCTACTGATCTGTTCTGTAGCGGCGGCACAGTAGTGATCGTGCCAGCATTCCGCCCCGCCGAATTAGTGCAAACGTTGAAGAAGTGGCATGTGAATACTATGTTCGCTGTCCCGACAATGTTCAAGGCGCTGTGTTCTCAGCCGGATTTCACCGCAAAAGACCTGCCTGACTTTAGAATTCCGCTCGTGGGAGGATCGCCGTTGGACAGGGATCTGGCGCTCCAGATGATTAGCGTTGGGCTTACCCCGATCCACGTGTGGGGAATGACCGAGGCGGCGGCCACCTGTACCTGTTTGCCCCAGCGGCTTCTTGCCGACCATCCCATTGCGGCCGGGCGCGCATTCCCCTACACGCGGGTGGAAGTGTGCGACGATTCCGGCGAGCCCGTAACCGAACCCGGGGTAGATGGGGAGCTGACAATCAGCGGGCCCAACGTGGTAAGTAGATGGCTACGGCAGGGGCAGATAGTGCTTGAAGAAGCCCCCTTGGCTACCGGCGATGTAGGCCATTGGGACGAAGAGGGCCTACTCACTATTGTCGGCCGTTCCAAAGAGATCGTAATTTCGGGAGGAGAGAACATTCACCCCGCCGAAGTAGACCGGGCGCTCGCGGGCATTGCCGGACTAAAAGATTGGTGCACGGTCGGAGCTGCGGACCCGAAGTGGGGAGAGACCATAGCCGTGGTCGCTGTCCCGGGGCAGAATCCGCCCTCGTTAGAACAGGTCAGAAACTGGGCAGAGAAATATATTGCCCGGTTTAAACTGCCGCGAAAGCTGGTACTGGTAGATCAGATTCCGCTCGGCCCCACGGGCAAGCATGACCGCAGGGCCGCTGCGAAACTGGTCTAA
- a CDS encoding RluA family pseudouridine synthase: protein MISRRLPVPEGMDGERVDFALTRMLGMSRAAAQKVIDAGDVLCAGHALRKSERLQAGDFLDITLPEPEKPGIKPTPFGMEILFEDPDIVVVNKPVGVAAHTGPGWEGPTVIGALIASGRRVATSGPVERQGIVHRLDVGTSGAMVVTKSERAYTVMKNAFRYRKVKKIYHALVSGHPDPSSGTVEAPIGRHPGREFKMGVVEGGKMAVTHYDTIEAMPGASLLRVHLETGRTHQIRVHMQAIGHPIVGDPTYGGNPTEAERLGLVRQWLHAVQLSFAHPITGRTLTVDAPYPEDLENALEQMRL from the coding sequence ATGATCTCTCGGAGGTTGCCGGTTCCTGAAGGCATGGATGGGGAGCGCGTAGACTTCGCCCTCACCAGAATGCTGGGAATGTCCAGAGCTGCCGCCCAGAAGGTCATTGACGCTGGTGACGTGCTGTGTGCCGGGCACGCGCTGCGCAAATCAGAACGGTTGCAAGCCGGTGATTTCCTTGACATAACGCTCCCGGAACCTGAGAAACCGGGAATTAAGCCCACTCCTTTTGGCATGGAGATCCTTTTCGAGGATCCGGATATTGTGGTGGTAAATAAGCCGGTTGGCGTAGCCGCTCATACTGGTCCCGGCTGGGAGGGGCCAACGGTAATTGGCGCTCTCATCGCCTCTGGGCGCAGGGTTGCAACTTCCGGACCGGTGGAGCGACAAGGGATCGTGCACCGCCTGGATGTGGGCACTTCTGGGGCGATGGTAGTGACTAAATCTGAACGGGCATACACGGTCATGAAAAATGCCTTTCGGTACCGCAAGGTAAAGAAGATCTACCACGCCTTAGTGTCTGGGCACCCAGACCCGTCCTCGGGTACTGTCGAAGCGCCTATCGGCCGTCACCCCGGTCGAGAGTTCAAGATGGGCGTTGTCGAGGGCGGCAAGATGGCGGTTACCCACTACGACACCATCGAGGCCATGCCGGGAGCCAGTCTGTTGCGCGTACATTTGGAAACGGGGCGAACCCACCAGATTCGTGTGCACATGCAAGCCATCGGACACCCGATCGTGGGGGATCCCACCTATGGGGGAAATCCAACTGAGGCTGAAAGACTTGGGCTTGTTCGCCAATGGCTGCATGCGGTCCAGCTCAGTTTTGCCCATCCGATTACCGGCAGAACGCTCACTGTTGACGCCCCATACCCGGAAGATCTGGAAAACGCCCTCGAACAGATGAGGTTGTGA
- the lipA gene encoding lipoyl synthase → MSTVPDPEGRKLLRIEVKNSQTPIEKKPAWIKTKAVSGKRYMEMRQRVRDAGSHTVCAEAGCPNIFECWEDREATFLIGGALCTRRCDFCDIATGKPTEYDKDEPRRVASEIAALQLNYATVTGVSRDDLEDGASWLYAETCRQIHQQSPSTGVELLVDDFRGKDAALDEVFSSKPEVFGHNLETVPRIFRKIRPAFRYERSLEVLRKAHDAGLITKSNFILGMGETTAEIVEAMKDMRSAEVDLLTITQYLRPSPLHHPIDRWVKPKEFVELSKIAYDLGFKGVMSGPMVRSSYRAGRLWAKAMRANGSPLTPEQERLYFEGTTRQEASTLLADNPALANA, encoded by the coding sequence ATGTCTACCGTTCCAGATCCTGAAGGCCGCAAGCTCCTTCGCATCGAGGTTAAGAACTCGCAAACCCCTATCGAGAAGAAGCCAGCTTGGATTAAGACCAAGGCGGTTAGCGGCAAGCGCTACATGGAAATGCGCCAGCGCGTCCGAGACGCGGGCTCCCACACGGTATGTGCAGAAGCCGGTTGCCCCAATATCTTCGAATGTTGGGAAGACCGCGAGGCAACGTTCCTAATCGGCGGCGCCCTATGCACCCGCCGCTGCGACTTCTGCGATATTGCCACCGGCAAGCCCACAGAATACGACAAAGACGAACCTCGCCGCGTCGCCTCTGAAATCGCTGCCCTACAGCTCAACTACGCCACTGTTACCGGGGTCTCCCGTGACGATCTAGAGGACGGTGCCTCCTGGCTGTACGCCGAGACCTGCCGGCAGATCCACCAGCAATCGCCCAGCACAGGGGTGGAGCTGCTGGTAGACGATTTCCGGGGCAAAGATGCTGCCCTCGACGAAGTGTTCTCTTCCAAGCCGGAAGTATTTGGACATAACCTCGAGACGGTGCCGCGCATCTTCAGGAAGATCCGCCCAGCATTTAGGTACGAACGGTCCCTAGAGGTGCTGCGCAAAGCCCACGACGCCGGACTGATCACCAAGTCCAACTTCATCCTGGGAATGGGCGAAACTACTGCCGAAATTGTGGAGGCGATGAAGGACATGCGCTCCGCGGAGGTAGACCTGCTGACCATTACCCAGTATCTGCGTCCCTCGCCCCTCCACCACCCCATCGACAGATGGGTAAAGCCAAAGGAATTCGTAGAACTCTCTAAGATCGCCTACGATCTGGGCTTTAAAGGGGTAATGTCCGGGCCGATGGTGCGCTCGTCCTACCGTGCTGGACGCCTGTGGGCCAAAGCGATGCGCGCCAACGGTAGCCCGCTCACGCCCGAACAGGAACGGCTGTACTTTGAGGGCACTACCCGCCAGGAAGCCTCAACGCTCCTGGCGGACAACCCCGCCCTCGCTAACGCTTAG
- the dnaE gene encoding DNA polymerase III subunit alpha — translation MAGMATDNFVHLHVHTDYSMLDGAAKISKLVAEAKRLDQPAVAITDHGYLFGAYELYNECQKAGIKPIVGLEAYLTPGTSRFDNTRVQWGTREQQAAGDDVSARGAYTHMTLLSRTTEGMHNLFRMASMGSIEGQMAKWPRIDRELIEKYSSGLIGFTGCPSSEVQTRLRLGQWEEAVRAAGEYQDIFGKENYFVELMDHGLDIERRVKKELLELAKTIDAPLVATNDSHYVRKEDRDYQDALLCINSGKRLDDPGRFKFDGSDYYLRPASEMREIFRELPEACDNTLLIAEMCDVHFKTVDEGANFMPTFPVPEGETLESWFVKEVARGADKRFPGGVPEAEQKQIDYEISVITSMGFPGYFLVVADYINWAKDHGIRVGPGRGSGAGSIVAYCMGITELNPLEHGLMFERFLNPERVSMPDIDVDFDDKRRGEVIKYVEDKYGKDKVSQVITYGTIKTKQALKDSARILGKPFVVGEKLTKELPPTIMGKDISVHGIFDPADKRYGEAKSFRDMVAADKPGGAEYWGYQEVVDMALGIEGLTRQWGVHACAVIMSSHTLTDIIPMMKRLADGAIITQFDYPTCEHLGLLKMDFLGLKNLTIISDCLENIKLNGKEELDLENVSLEDPATYALLGRGETLGVFQLDGGGMRNLLRLMKPTSFADISAVGALYRPGPMGAGSHTNYALRKNGQQRIEPIHPELAEPLEDILSETHGLIVYQEQVMKIAQKLAGFTLGQADILRKAMGKKKADVLAQQFEGFRAGMLNNGYSDDSITTLWEILVPFASYAFNKSHSAAYGLVSYWTAYLKANYPVEYMAALLTSAGANKDKLPIYLGECRHLGIEVLVPDVNESSANFTPVGEKIRFGLASVRNVGLPVVEGIEQARTEQGRFESFNDFLKKVPQTVCNKRTIESLIKGGAFDSLGATRRSLELKHEEAVESIIGIKRNEAAGQFDLFAGLGEEAEEVGGGFRVEIPDLPEWDRKEKLGFEREMLGLYVSDHPLAGQEMGLSQNSDASISDIKEDESRPDRSRVTIAGLITNVQRRTTKTGNLWAIVTIEDLSGSIESQFFPSTYQTVSERLQPDQIVSVTGRLSRREGGVELNAESMKILELTRTGDEPVTLAMHMNNCTRPLLESLKQIFQAHPGPAPVNLRLSGAGRTVVAECDASLKVKPEASLFAELKELLGPNCLAE, via the coding sequence ATGGCAGGCATGGCTACCGATAACTTTGTGCACCTTCATGTCCACACCGATTATTCGATGCTCGATGGCGCGGCCAAGATTTCGAAACTGGTTGCCGAAGCCAAGAGACTGGACCAACCTGCAGTAGCCATCACTGATCACGGCTACCTGTTCGGGGCCTACGAACTTTACAACGAATGTCAGAAGGCGGGGATCAAACCGATCGTCGGACTAGAGGCATATCTGACCCCCGGTACTTCCCGCTTTGACAACACCAGGGTGCAGTGGGGCACTAGGGAACAACAGGCAGCCGGCGATGATGTGTCTGCACGCGGCGCCTACACCCACATGACTTTGCTGTCGCGGACAACGGAGGGCATGCACAACCTGTTCCGCATGGCCTCAATGGGCTCCATTGAGGGGCAGATGGCGAAATGGCCTCGCATCGACCGCGAACTGATAGAAAAGTATTCCTCTGGCCTGATCGGCTTTACTGGCTGCCCGTCCTCGGAAGTGCAGACTAGGTTGCGACTCGGGCAGTGGGAGGAGGCCGTGCGTGCCGCTGGCGAATACCAGGATATTTTCGGTAAAGAGAACTATTTCGTTGAGCTGATGGACCACGGCCTGGATATTGAAAGGCGCGTAAAGAAGGAGCTGCTCGAGCTCGCTAAGACTATCGATGCTCCCTTGGTGGCGACCAACGACTCCCACTACGTTCGTAAGGAAGACCGCGACTATCAGGACGCGCTGCTGTGCATCAACTCGGGTAAGCGGCTAGACGATCCGGGTCGTTTCAAATTTGATGGCTCTGACTACTATCTGAGACCTGCTTCGGAGATGCGGGAGATCTTTAGGGAACTGCCGGAAGCGTGCGACAATACTTTACTTATTGCCGAGATGTGCGACGTGCACTTCAAGACGGTCGATGAAGGTGCTAACTTCATGCCGACGTTCCCCGTGCCCGAGGGCGAAACCTTGGAATCCTGGTTCGTAAAGGAGGTCGCCCGAGGGGCAGATAAGCGCTTCCCAGGCGGAGTGCCTGAAGCCGAGCAGAAGCAGATCGACTACGAGATCTCGGTCATTACCTCCATGGGATTTCCGGGCTACTTCCTGGTTGTTGCCGACTACATCAACTGGGCTAAAGACCACGGTATTCGAGTCGGACCCGGACGTGGTTCTGGCGCAGGCTCCATCGTCGCCTACTGTATGGGCATCACGGAGCTCAATCCGCTAGAACACGGGCTGATGTTCGAACGTTTCTTGAACCCTGAGCGCGTCTCTATGCCTGATATTGACGTCGACTTCGACGATAAGAGGCGCGGCGAAGTTATCAAATACGTAGAAGATAAATATGGCAAAGACAAAGTGTCCCAGGTGATCACCTATGGCACGATCAAAACGAAGCAGGCACTAAAGGACTCTGCCCGTATCCTTGGCAAACCTTTCGTGGTAGGGGAAAAGCTCACTAAGGAATTGCCGCCCACGATCATGGGCAAGGACATTTCGGTGCACGGCATTTTTGATCCGGCCGATAAGCGGTATGGCGAAGCTAAGTCTTTCCGCGACATGGTGGCTGCCGATAAGCCCGGGGGAGCAGAATACTGGGGTTATCAGGAAGTTGTGGATATGGCACTCGGCATTGAGGGGCTGACCCGCCAGTGGGGTGTGCACGCCTGTGCAGTGATCATGTCTTCGCATACGCTCACCGACATCATTCCCATGATGAAACGCTTAGCTGACGGGGCGATCATTACCCAATTTGATTATCCGACTTGCGAGCATCTGGGATTGCTGAAGATGGACTTCTTGGGACTCAAGAACCTTACCATCATCTCTGACTGTCTCGAGAACATAAAGCTGAACGGCAAGGAAGAGCTCGACCTCGAAAACGTTTCGCTGGAGGACCCAGCAACGTACGCACTGTTGGGACGTGGCGAAACCTTAGGCGTATTCCAGCTTGATGGCGGCGGCATGCGTAATCTGCTCCGTCTGATGAAGCCAACCTCTTTCGCTGACATCTCGGCAGTGGGTGCGCTTTACCGCCCGGGCCCAATGGGGGCGGGCTCGCATACTAACTATGCCCTGCGCAAGAATGGGCAGCAGCGGATTGAGCCAATTCACCCTGAATTGGCTGAGCCTCTAGAGGACATCCTGTCTGAGACCCATGGCCTGATCGTGTACCAGGAGCAGGTTATGAAGATCGCCCAGAAGCTGGCGGGCTTCACTCTGGGGCAGGCAGATATTTTGCGTAAGGCAATGGGTAAGAAGAAAGCTGACGTGCTAGCCCAGCAGTTTGAGGGCTTCCGGGCAGGCATGCTGAACAATGGCTATTCAGATGACTCGATTACTACGTTGTGGGAAATCCTGGTTCCCTTTGCGTCGTACGCGTTCAACAAGTCGCACTCGGCTGCCTACGGTTTGGTGTCGTATTGGACGGCCTACTTGAAGGCGAACTATCCAGTTGAATATATGGCGGCTTTGCTAACCTCGGCTGGCGCGAATAAGGATAAGCTGCCGATCTATTTGGGTGAATGTCGCCACCTCGGCATTGAGGTGCTGGTCCCTGACGTGAACGAGTCTTCGGCTAACTTCACCCCTGTAGGAGAGAAGATCCGCTTCGGACTGGCTTCTGTGAGGAACGTTGGTTTGCCGGTGGTAGAGGGCATTGAGCAGGCACGCACCGAGCAAGGTAGGTTTGAGTCCTTCAACGATTTCCTAAAGAAGGTTCCTCAGACCGTTTGCAACAAGCGCACCATCGAGTCTCTGATCAAGGGTGGCGCCTTCGACTCTTTGGGCGCCACTAGGCGTTCCTTGGAGCTGAAGCATGAAGAGGCCGTCGAATCCATCATTGGCATTAAGCGCAACGAGGCAGCCGGGCAGTTTGATCTGTTTGCCGGTTTGGGGGAGGAAGCCGAGGAGGTCGGCGGCGGTTTCCGCGTGGAGATCCCGGACCTGCCCGAATGGGACAGAAAGGAAAAGTTGGGCTTCGAACGCGAGATGCTCGGACTGTACGTCTCGGATCACCCGCTTGCCGGCCAAGAGATGGGCCTGTCGCAGAACTCTGATGCTTCCATTAGCGATATTAAAGAGGACGAATCGCGCCCGGATCGCTCTAGGGTAACGATTGCTGGGCTAATTACTAACGTGCAGCGGCGTACTACCAAGACCGGTAACCTGTGGGCGATCGTTACTATCGAGGACTTGTCTGGATCCATTGAATCGCAGTTCTTCCCGTCCACCTATCAGACAGTTTCGGAACGGTTACAGCCTGACCAGATCGTGTCTGTTACGGGCCGCCTTTCTCGACGCGAGGGTGGGGTGGAGCTGAACGCTGAGTCCATGAAGATTCTGGAGCTCACTCGTACCGGTGATGAACCAGTGACCTTAGCCATGCACATGAATAATTGCACGAGGCCTCTGTTAGAGTCCTTAAAGCAGATTTTCCAGGCCCATCCTGGGCCTGCGCCGGTGAATCTAAGGTTGTCTGGTGCTGGGCGGACAGTGGTTGCTGAATGTGACGCCTCTCTTAAGGTAAAACCAGAGGCATCCTTGTTCGCCGAACTGAAGGAGCTGCTTGGACCTAATTGTCTAGCGGAATAG
- a CDS encoding Fur family transcriptional regulator: MSSHSGLLRRAGLRVTGTRLAVLRALAKSPHANADQVREIVEDELGSVSGQTVYDTLNVLTQRGILNRVEPAGVRARYEIDLGDNHHHMVCRVCDKMVDIPCATGHAPCLQAKDDMGFKVEKAEVIYWGVCPQCQARQ, encoded by the coding sequence ATGAGCTCGCATAGCGGCCTGCTTAGGAGGGCGGGTTTGCGCGTTACTGGAACGCGCCTTGCTGTGCTTCGGGCTCTGGCTAAGTCTCCTCACGCAAATGCTGATCAGGTTCGGGAAATTGTCGAGGACGAACTCGGATCAGTGTCGGGGCAGACCGTCTATGACACGTTGAACGTGCTCACCCAGCGAGGCATTTTGAATCGGGTAGAGCCTGCCGGGGTGCGGGCTAGATACGAGATTGATCTGGGCGATAACCACCACCACATGGTGTGCAGAGTGTGCGACAAAATGGTCGATATCCCTTGCGCTACTGGGCATGCCCCATGTTTGCAAGCAAAGGATGACATGGGGTTCAAAGTGGAAAAAGCCGAGGTAATTTATTGGGGCGTGTGCCCGCAGTGTCAGGCTAGGCAATAA